In Phaenicophaeus curvirostris isolate KB17595 chromosome 14, BPBGC_Pcur_1.0, whole genome shotgun sequence, a single genomic region encodes these proteins:
- the SLC9A5 gene encoding sodium/hydrogen exchanger 5 isoform X1 — MQPPAGSPGPGAAAGAELLRWQWREVQAPCLVAAWILVASLAKIVFHLSRKVTSIVPESCLLILLGLGLGGIVLAVAKKAEYQLEPNMFFLFLLPPIVLDSGYFMPSRLFFNNIGAILTYAVVGTLWNSFATGAALWGLHQARLMADPGVEAGLMDFLLFGSLISAVDPVAVLAVFEEVHVNETLFIIVFGESLLNDAVTVVLYKVFNSFVELGPAHIRAMDYLKGVASFFLVSLGGTAVGLLFAFLLALITRFTKRVRIIEPLFVFLLAYVAYLAAEMVSLSSILAVTFCGICCKKYVEANISQKSRTTVKYTMKTLASSSETIIFMFLGISAVDTSKWAWDTALVLGTLFFILLFRAVGVVLQTYVLNRFRLIPLDRIDQVVMSYGGLRGAVAFALVILLDREKVKAKDYFVATTIVVVFFTVIVQPRTLSPSQSFPCLLLPFQGLTIKPLVTWLKVKRSDHHKPTLNEELHEHAFDHILAAVEDIVGHHGYHYWRDKWEQFDKKYLSQLLMRKSAYRLRDEIWDVYYKLNIRDAISFVDQGGHVLSAAKLALPSMPSRTSMSESSVTNLLRESGSGACLDLQVIDTVRSRRDKEDAAMHHVLRGSLYKPRRRYKASYSRHFISPDKQERQDKEIFRQNMKRRLETFKSTKHNVCSSKSKARLKEKGRKKKNISLTGDAHNGKTHRNAPWQEAAPVLVLVSSEEEESDSSETEREDDEGIVFVAHATDEVLQGKTTAGSLDVCPSPCIIPPSPTLAEKELPWKGDPADLAVYISSETTKIVPVDMKKAWNQSISSLESIASPPGIESGPQHRRFACPVLEEQSQSASQVMPEQSSCFQFPSHVSKSGRSQSDSSPDGPEQQELQPLMATEDQGRMLPTPEPKWLMFNRATHL; from the exons ATGCAGCCCCCGGCGGGCTCCCCCGGGCCCGGCGCCGCGGCGGGGGCCGAGCTGCTGCGGTGGCAGTGGCGGGAGGTGCAGGCGCCCTGCCTGGTGGCCGCCTGGATCCTGGTGGCCAGCCTGGCCAAGATCG tTTTCCACCTGTCAAGGAAGGTGACATCCATTGTCCCGGAGAGCTGCCTCCTcatcctgctggggctgggccTGGGGGGCATTGTGTTGGCCGTGGCGAAGAAAGCCGAGTACCAGCTGGAGCCCAACatgttcttcctcttccttttgccCCCGATCGTCCTAGACTCAGGCTACTTCATGCCCAGCCGGCTGTTCTTCAACAACATCGGTGCCATCCTCACCTATGCAGTGGTGGGCACGCTCTGGAACTCCTTTGCCACCGGCGCTGCGCTCTGGGGGCTGCACCAAGCCAGGCTTATGG CAGATCCAGGTGTTGAAGCTGGGCTGATGGATTTCCTGCTCTTCGGCAGCCTCATCTCAGCTGTGGATCCCGTGGCAGTGCTGGCCGTCTTTGAAGAGGTCCATGTAAATGAGACCCTCTTCATCATCGTGTTTGGCGAGTCTCTTCTGAATGATGCTGTCACTGTG GTGCTGTACAAAGTCTTCAACTCTTTTGTGGAGCTGGGCCCAGCGCACATCCGTGCCATGGACTATCTGAAGGGAGTAG CCTCCTTCTTTCTGGTGAGCTTGGGTGGCACGGCCGTGGGGCTGCTTTTCGCCTTCCTCCTGGCCTTGATCACGAGGTTCACCAAGCGCGTGCGCATCATCGAGCCACTCTTCGTCTTCCTCCTGGCCTATGTCGCGTACCTTGCTGCTGAGATGGtctctctctcctccatccTGGC agTCACTTTCTGTGGGATCTGCTGCAAGAAGTACGTGGAAGCCAACATCTCCCAGAAATCCCGCACCACGGTCAAGTACACCATGAAGACGCTGGCCAGCAGCTCAGAGACCATCATCTTCATGTTTCTGGGCATCTCGGCTGTGGACACCTCTAAGTGGGCATGGGACACAGCACTGGTGCTGGGCACCTTGTTCTTTATCCTGCTCTTCAGAGCTGTGG GCGTTGTCCTTCAGACCTACGTGCTCAACCGCTTCCGCCTCATCCCCCTGGACAGGATTGACCAGGTGGTCATGTCATATGGTGGCCTCCGTGGAGCTGTGGCCTTTGCTCTGGTCATCCTGCTGGATAGGGAAAAAGTGAAAGCTAAGGATTACTTTGTGGCGACGACCATCGTGGTAGTGTTCTTCACTGTCATCGTGCAG CCACGCACCCTCTCACCATCCCAGTCTTTCCCTTGCCTTCTCCTGCcattccagggcctcaccatcaAACCCCTGGTGACATGGCTGAAGGTGAAACGCAGTGACCACCACAAGCCAACGCTGAACGAGGAGCTGCATGAGCAC GCCTTCGACCACATCCTGGCGGCTGTGGAGGACATTGTGGGGCATCACGGCTACCATTACTGGCGGGACAA GTGGGAACAGTTTGACAAGAAGTACCTGAGCCAGCTCCTGATGCGGAAATCTGCCTACAGGCTGCGGGATGAGATCTGGGATGTGTACTACAAGCTGAACATTCGTGATGCTATTAGCTTTGTTGATCAG GGTGGCCACGTGCTCTCGGCTGCCAAGCTGGCGCTGCCCTCCATGCCCAGCCGCACATCCATGTCAGAGTCGTCGGTCACAAACCTCCT GAGGGAAAGTGGAAGTGGCGCGTGCCTGGACCTGCAGGTGATCGACACGGTGCGGAGCCGCCGGGACAAGGAGGACGCTGCCATGCACCACGTGCTGCGAGGGAGCCTCTACAAGCCCCGCCGGCGG TACAAGGCCAGCTACAGCCGTCACTTCATCTCTCCAGATAAACAAGAGCGCCAAGATAAAGAAATCTTCCGTCAGAACATGAAGAGGCGGCTGGAGACCTTCAAATCCACAAAGCACAATGTCTGCTCCTCCAAGAGCAAGGCCAGGCTGAAGGAAAAGGGCAGGAAAAAG AAGAACATCTCTCTGACCGGTGATGCACACAATGGGAAGACACACAGAAATGCCCCCTGGCAGGAGGCAG ctcctgtcCTGGTGCTGGtcagctcagaggaggaggagagtgaTAGCtctgagacagagagagaggacGATGAAGGGATTGTATTCGTTGCTCATGCCACCGATGAAGTCCTGCAGGGAAAGACAACTGCTG GCAGCCTGGATGTTTGCCCCAGCCCCTGCATCATCCCACCATCGCCCACCttggcagagaaggagctgCCATGGAAAGGAGACCCGGCTGATCTGGCTGTTTACATCTCCTCGGAGACCACCAAAATTGTGCCAGTGGATATGAAGAAGGCGTGGAACCAAAGCATCTCCTCCCTGGAGAGCATCGCTTCCCCCCCAGGCATCGAGAGTGGACCTCAGCACAGGAGATTtgcctgccctgtgctggaggAGCAATCCCAGTCTGCGAGCCAGGTGATGCCAGAGCAGAGCTCCTGCTTCCAGTTCCCCAGCCACGTCTCTAAGAGCGGCCGGTCACAGAGTGACAGCAGCCCTGATGGCcctgagcagcaggagctgcagccttTGATGGCCACGGAGGATCAGGGCAGGATGCTGCCCACGCCAGAGCCCAAATGGCTGATGTTCAACAGAGCGACCCACCTCTAA
- the SLC9A5 gene encoding sodium/hydrogen exchanger 5 isoform X4: protein MQPPAGSPGPGAAAGAELLRWQWREVQAPCLVAAWILVASLAKIVFHLSRKVTSIVPESCLLILLGLGLGGIVLAVAKKAEYQLEPNMFFLFLLPPIVLDSGYFMPSRLFFNNIGAILTYAVVGTLWNSFATGAALWGLHQARLMDPGVEAGLMDFLLFGSLISAVDPVAVLAVFEEVHVNETLFIIVFGESLLNDAVTVVLYKVFNSFVELGPAHIRAMDYLKGVASFFLVSLGGTAVGLLFAFLLALITRFTKRVRIIEPLFVFLLAYVAYLAAEMVSLSSILAVTFCGICCKKYVEANISQKSRTTVKYTMKTLASSSETIIFMFLGISAVDTSKWAWDTALVLGTLFFILLFRAVGVVLQTYVLNRFRLIPLDRIDQVVMSYGGLRGAVAFALVILLDREKVKAKDYFVATTIVVVFFTVIVQGLTIKPLVTWLKVKRSDHHKPTLNEELHEHAFDHILAAVEDIVGHHGYHYWRDKWEQFDKKYLSQLLMRKSAYRLRDEIWDVYYKLNIRDAISFVDQGGHVLSAAKLALPSMPSRTSMSESSVTNLLRESGSGACLDLQVIDTVRSRRDKEDAAMHHVLRGSLYKPRRRYKASYSRHFISPDKQERQDKEIFRQNMKRRLETFKSTKHNVCSSKSKARLKEKGRKKKNISLTGDAHNGKTHRNAPWQEAAPVLVLVSSEEEESDSSETEREDDEGIVFVAHATDEVLQGKTTAGSLDVCPSPCIIPPSPTLAEKELPWKGDPADLAVYISSETTKIVPVDMKKAWNQSISSLESIASPPGIESGPQHRRFACPVLEEQSQSASQVMPEQSSCFQFPSHVSKSGRSQSDSSPDGPEQQELQPLMATEDQGRMLPTPEPKWLMFNRATHL from the exons ATGCAGCCCCCGGCGGGCTCCCCCGGGCCCGGCGCCGCGGCGGGGGCCGAGCTGCTGCGGTGGCAGTGGCGGGAGGTGCAGGCGCCCTGCCTGGTGGCCGCCTGGATCCTGGTGGCCAGCCTGGCCAAGATCG tTTTCCACCTGTCAAGGAAGGTGACATCCATTGTCCCGGAGAGCTGCCTCCTcatcctgctggggctgggccTGGGGGGCATTGTGTTGGCCGTGGCGAAGAAAGCCGAGTACCAGCTGGAGCCCAACatgttcttcctcttccttttgccCCCGATCGTCCTAGACTCAGGCTACTTCATGCCCAGCCGGCTGTTCTTCAACAACATCGGTGCCATCCTCACCTATGCAGTGGTGGGCACGCTCTGGAACTCCTTTGCCACCGGCGCTGCGCTCTGGGGGCTGCACCAAGCCAGGCTTATGG ATCCAGGTGTTGAAGCTGGGCTGATGGATTTCCTGCTCTTCGGCAGCCTCATCTCAGCTGTGGATCCCGTGGCAGTGCTGGCCGTCTTTGAAGAGGTCCATGTAAATGAGACCCTCTTCATCATCGTGTTTGGCGAGTCTCTTCTGAATGATGCTGTCACTGTG GTGCTGTACAAAGTCTTCAACTCTTTTGTGGAGCTGGGCCCAGCGCACATCCGTGCCATGGACTATCTGAAGGGAGTAG CCTCCTTCTTTCTGGTGAGCTTGGGTGGCACGGCCGTGGGGCTGCTTTTCGCCTTCCTCCTGGCCTTGATCACGAGGTTCACCAAGCGCGTGCGCATCATCGAGCCACTCTTCGTCTTCCTCCTGGCCTATGTCGCGTACCTTGCTGCTGAGATGGtctctctctcctccatccTGGC agTCACTTTCTGTGGGATCTGCTGCAAGAAGTACGTGGAAGCCAACATCTCCCAGAAATCCCGCACCACGGTCAAGTACACCATGAAGACGCTGGCCAGCAGCTCAGAGACCATCATCTTCATGTTTCTGGGCATCTCGGCTGTGGACACCTCTAAGTGGGCATGGGACACAGCACTGGTGCTGGGCACCTTGTTCTTTATCCTGCTCTTCAGAGCTGTGG GCGTTGTCCTTCAGACCTACGTGCTCAACCGCTTCCGCCTCATCCCCCTGGACAGGATTGACCAGGTGGTCATGTCATATGGTGGCCTCCGTGGAGCTGTGGCCTTTGCTCTGGTCATCCTGCTGGATAGGGAAAAAGTGAAAGCTAAGGATTACTTTGTGGCGACGACCATCGTGGTAGTGTTCTTCACTGTCATCGTGCAG ggcctcaccatcaAACCCCTGGTGACATGGCTGAAGGTGAAACGCAGTGACCACCACAAGCCAACGCTGAACGAGGAGCTGCATGAGCAC GCCTTCGACCACATCCTGGCGGCTGTGGAGGACATTGTGGGGCATCACGGCTACCATTACTGGCGGGACAA GTGGGAACAGTTTGACAAGAAGTACCTGAGCCAGCTCCTGATGCGGAAATCTGCCTACAGGCTGCGGGATGAGATCTGGGATGTGTACTACAAGCTGAACATTCGTGATGCTATTAGCTTTGTTGATCAG GGTGGCCACGTGCTCTCGGCTGCCAAGCTGGCGCTGCCCTCCATGCCCAGCCGCACATCCATGTCAGAGTCGTCGGTCACAAACCTCCT GAGGGAAAGTGGAAGTGGCGCGTGCCTGGACCTGCAGGTGATCGACACGGTGCGGAGCCGCCGGGACAAGGAGGACGCTGCCATGCACCACGTGCTGCGAGGGAGCCTCTACAAGCCCCGCCGGCGG TACAAGGCCAGCTACAGCCGTCACTTCATCTCTCCAGATAAACAAGAGCGCCAAGATAAAGAAATCTTCCGTCAGAACATGAAGAGGCGGCTGGAGACCTTCAAATCCACAAAGCACAATGTCTGCTCCTCCAAGAGCAAGGCCAGGCTGAAGGAAAAGGGCAGGAAAAAG AAGAACATCTCTCTGACCGGTGATGCACACAATGGGAAGACACACAGAAATGCCCCCTGGCAGGAGGCAG ctcctgtcCTGGTGCTGGtcagctcagaggaggaggagagtgaTAGCtctgagacagagagagaggacGATGAAGGGATTGTATTCGTTGCTCATGCCACCGATGAAGTCCTGCAGGGAAAGACAACTGCTG GCAGCCTGGATGTTTGCCCCAGCCCCTGCATCATCCCACCATCGCCCACCttggcagagaaggagctgCCATGGAAAGGAGACCCGGCTGATCTGGCTGTTTACATCTCCTCGGAGACCACCAAAATTGTGCCAGTGGATATGAAGAAGGCGTGGAACCAAAGCATCTCCTCCCTGGAGAGCATCGCTTCCCCCCCAGGCATCGAGAGTGGACCTCAGCACAGGAGATTtgcctgccctgtgctggaggAGCAATCCCAGTCTGCGAGCCAGGTGATGCCAGAGCAGAGCTCCTGCTTCCAGTTCCCCAGCCACGTCTCTAAGAGCGGCCGGTCACAGAGTGACAGCAGCCCTGATGGCcctgagcagcaggagctgcagccttTGATGGCCACGGAGGATCAGGGCAGGATGCTGCCCACGCCAGAGCCCAAATGGCTGATGTTCAACAGAGCGACCCACCTCTAA
- the SLC9A5 gene encoding sodium/hydrogen exchanger 5 isoform X2: MQPPAGSPGPGAAAGAELLRWQWREVQAPCLVAAWILVASLAKIVFHLSRKVTSIVPESCLLILLGLGLGGIVLAVAKKAEYQLEPNMFFLFLLPPIVLDSGYFMPSRLFFNNIGAILTYAVVGTLWNSFATGAALWGLHQARLMDPGVEAGLMDFLLFGSLISAVDPVAVLAVFEEVHVNETLFIIVFGESLLNDAVTVVLYKVFNSFVELGPAHIRAMDYLKGVASFFLVSLGGTAVGLLFAFLLALITRFTKRVRIIEPLFVFLLAYVAYLAAEMVSLSSILAVTFCGICCKKYVEANISQKSRTTVKYTMKTLASSSETIIFMFLGISAVDTSKWAWDTALVLGTLFFILLFRAVGVVLQTYVLNRFRLIPLDRIDQVVMSYGGLRGAVAFALVILLDREKVKAKDYFVATTIVVVFFTVIVQPRTLSPSQSFPCLLLPFQGLTIKPLVTWLKVKRSDHHKPTLNEELHEHAFDHILAAVEDIVGHHGYHYWRDKWEQFDKKYLSQLLMRKSAYRLRDEIWDVYYKLNIRDAISFVDQGGHVLSAAKLALPSMPSRTSMSESSVTNLLRESGSGACLDLQVIDTVRSRRDKEDAAMHHVLRGSLYKPRRRYKASYSRHFISPDKQERQDKEIFRQNMKRRLETFKSTKHNVCSSKSKARLKEKGRKKKNISLTGDAHNGKTHRNAPWQEAAPVLVLVSSEEEESDSSETEREDDEGIVFVAHATDEVLQGKTTAGSLDVCPSPCIIPPSPTLAEKELPWKGDPADLAVYISSETTKIVPVDMKKAWNQSISSLESIASPPGIESGPQHRRFACPVLEEQSQSASQVMPEQSSCFQFPSHVSKSGRSQSDSSPDGPEQQELQPLMATEDQGRMLPTPEPKWLMFNRATHL; this comes from the exons ATGCAGCCCCCGGCGGGCTCCCCCGGGCCCGGCGCCGCGGCGGGGGCCGAGCTGCTGCGGTGGCAGTGGCGGGAGGTGCAGGCGCCCTGCCTGGTGGCCGCCTGGATCCTGGTGGCCAGCCTGGCCAAGATCG tTTTCCACCTGTCAAGGAAGGTGACATCCATTGTCCCGGAGAGCTGCCTCCTcatcctgctggggctgggccTGGGGGGCATTGTGTTGGCCGTGGCGAAGAAAGCCGAGTACCAGCTGGAGCCCAACatgttcttcctcttccttttgccCCCGATCGTCCTAGACTCAGGCTACTTCATGCCCAGCCGGCTGTTCTTCAACAACATCGGTGCCATCCTCACCTATGCAGTGGTGGGCACGCTCTGGAACTCCTTTGCCACCGGCGCTGCGCTCTGGGGGCTGCACCAAGCCAGGCTTATGG ATCCAGGTGTTGAAGCTGGGCTGATGGATTTCCTGCTCTTCGGCAGCCTCATCTCAGCTGTGGATCCCGTGGCAGTGCTGGCCGTCTTTGAAGAGGTCCATGTAAATGAGACCCTCTTCATCATCGTGTTTGGCGAGTCTCTTCTGAATGATGCTGTCACTGTG GTGCTGTACAAAGTCTTCAACTCTTTTGTGGAGCTGGGCCCAGCGCACATCCGTGCCATGGACTATCTGAAGGGAGTAG CCTCCTTCTTTCTGGTGAGCTTGGGTGGCACGGCCGTGGGGCTGCTTTTCGCCTTCCTCCTGGCCTTGATCACGAGGTTCACCAAGCGCGTGCGCATCATCGAGCCACTCTTCGTCTTCCTCCTGGCCTATGTCGCGTACCTTGCTGCTGAGATGGtctctctctcctccatccTGGC agTCACTTTCTGTGGGATCTGCTGCAAGAAGTACGTGGAAGCCAACATCTCCCAGAAATCCCGCACCACGGTCAAGTACACCATGAAGACGCTGGCCAGCAGCTCAGAGACCATCATCTTCATGTTTCTGGGCATCTCGGCTGTGGACACCTCTAAGTGGGCATGGGACACAGCACTGGTGCTGGGCACCTTGTTCTTTATCCTGCTCTTCAGAGCTGTGG GCGTTGTCCTTCAGACCTACGTGCTCAACCGCTTCCGCCTCATCCCCCTGGACAGGATTGACCAGGTGGTCATGTCATATGGTGGCCTCCGTGGAGCTGTGGCCTTTGCTCTGGTCATCCTGCTGGATAGGGAAAAAGTGAAAGCTAAGGATTACTTTGTGGCGACGACCATCGTGGTAGTGTTCTTCACTGTCATCGTGCAG CCACGCACCCTCTCACCATCCCAGTCTTTCCCTTGCCTTCTCCTGCcattccagggcctcaccatcaAACCCCTGGTGACATGGCTGAAGGTGAAACGCAGTGACCACCACAAGCCAACGCTGAACGAGGAGCTGCATGAGCAC GCCTTCGACCACATCCTGGCGGCTGTGGAGGACATTGTGGGGCATCACGGCTACCATTACTGGCGGGACAA GTGGGAACAGTTTGACAAGAAGTACCTGAGCCAGCTCCTGATGCGGAAATCTGCCTACAGGCTGCGGGATGAGATCTGGGATGTGTACTACAAGCTGAACATTCGTGATGCTATTAGCTTTGTTGATCAG GGTGGCCACGTGCTCTCGGCTGCCAAGCTGGCGCTGCCCTCCATGCCCAGCCGCACATCCATGTCAGAGTCGTCGGTCACAAACCTCCT GAGGGAAAGTGGAAGTGGCGCGTGCCTGGACCTGCAGGTGATCGACACGGTGCGGAGCCGCCGGGACAAGGAGGACGCTGCCATGCACCACGTGCTGCGAGGGAGCCTCTACAAGCCCCGCCGGCGG TACAAGGCCAGCTACAGCCGTCACTTCATCTCTCCAGATAAACAAGAGCGCCAAGATAAAGAAATCTTCCGTCAGAACATGAAGAGGCGGCTGGAGACCTTCAAATCCACAAAGCACAATGTCTGCTCCTCCAAGAGCAAGGCCAGGCTGAAGGAAAAGGGCAGGAAAAAG AAGAACATCTCTCTGACCGGTGATGCACACAATGGGAAGACACACAGAAATGCCCCCTGGCAGGAGGCAG ctcctgtcCTGGTGCTGGtcagctcagaggaggaggagagtgaTAGCtctgagacagagagagaggacGATGAAGGGATTGTATTCGTTGCTCATGCCACCGATGAAGTCCTGCAGGGAAAGACAACTGCTG GCAGCCTGGATGTTTGCCCCAGCCCCTGCATCATCCCACCATCGCCCACCttggcagagaaggagctgCCATGGAAAGGAGACCCGGCTGATCTGGCTGTTTACATCTCCTCGGAGACCACCAAAATTGTGCCAGTGGATATGAAGAAGGCGTGGAACCAAAGCATCTCCTCCCTGGAGAGCATCGCTTCCCCCCCAGGCATCGAGAGTGGACCTCAGCACAGGAGATTtgcctgccctgtgctggaggAGCAATCCCAGTCTGCGAGCCAGGTGATGCCAGAGCAGAGCTCCTGCTTCCAGTTCCCCAGCCACGTCTCTAAGAGCGGCCGGTCACAGAGTGACAGCAGCCCTGATGGCcctgagcagcaggagctgcagccttTGATGGCCACGGAGGATCAGGGCAGGATGCTGCCCACGCCAGAGCCCAAATGGCTGATGTTCAACAGAGCGACCCACCTCTAA
- the SLC9A5 gene encoding sodium/hydrogen exchanger 5 isoform X3: MQPPAGSPGPGAAAGAELLRWQWREVQAPCLVAAWILVASLAKIVFHLSRKVTSIVPESCLLILLGLGLGGIVLAVAKKAEYQLEPNMFFLFLLPPIVLDSGYFMPSRLFFNNIGAILTYAVVGTLWNSFATGAALWGLHQARLMADPGVEAGLMDFLLFGSLISAVDPVAVLAVFEEVHVNETLFIIVFGESLLNDAVTVVLYKVFNSFVELGPAHIRAMDYLKGVASFFLVSLGGTAVGLLFAFLLALITRFTKRVRIIEPLFVFLLAYVAYLAAEMVSLSSILAVTFCGICCKKYVEANISQKSRTTVKYTMKTLASSSETIIFMFLGISAVDTSKWAWDTALVLGTLFFILLFRAVGVVLQTYVLNRFRLIPLDRIDQVVMSYGGLRGAVAFALVILLDREKVKAKDYFVATTIVVVFFTVIVQGLTIKPLVTWLKVKRSDHHKPTLNEELHEHAFDHILAAVEDIVGHHGYHYWRDKWEQFDKKYLSQLLMRKSAYRLRDEIWDVYYKLNIRDAISFVDQGGHVLSAAKLALPSMPSRTSMSESSVTNLLRESGSGACLDLQVIDTVRSRRDKEDAAMHHVLRGSLYKPRRRYKASYSRHFISPDKQERQDKEIFRQNMKRRLETFKSTKHNVCSSKSKARLKEKGRKKKNISLTGDAHNGKTHRNAPWQEAAPVLVLVSSEEEESDSSETEREDDEGIVFVAHATDEVLQGKTTAGSLDVCPSPCIIPPSPTLAEKELPWKGDPADLAVYISSETTKIVPVDMKKAWNQSISSLESIASPPGIESGPQHRRFACPVLEEQSQSASQVMPEQSSCFQFPSHVSKSGRSQSDSSPDGPEQQELQPLMATEDQGRMLPTPEPKWLMFNRATHL; this comes from the exons ATGCAGCCCCCGGCGGGCTCCCCCGGGCCCGGCGCCGCGGCGGGGGCCGAGCTGCTGCGGTGGCAGTGGCGGGAGGTGCAGGCGCCCTGCCTGGTGGCCGCCTGGATCCTGGTGGCCAGCCTGGCCAAGATCG tTTTCCACCTGTCAAGGAAGGTGACATCCATTGTCCCGGAGAGCTGCCTCCTcatcctgctggggctgggccTGGGGGGCATTGTGTTGGCCGTGGCGAAGAAAGCCGAGTACCAGCTGGAGCCCAACatgttcttcctcttccttttgccCCCGATCGTCCTAGACTCAGGCTACTTCATGCCCAGCCGGCTGTTCTTCAACAACATCGGTGCCATCCTCACCTATGCAGTGGTGGGCACGCTCTGGAACTCCTTTGCCACCGGCGCTGCGCTCTGGGGGCTGCACCAAGCCAGGCTTATGG CAGATCCAGGTGTTGAAGCTGGGCTGATGGATTTCCTGCTCTTCGGCAGCCTCATCTCAGCTGTGGATCCCGTGGCAGTGCTGGCCGTCTTTGAAGAGGTCCATGTAAATGAGACCCTCTTCATCATCGTGTTTGGCGAGTCTCTTCTGAATGATGCTGTCACTGTG GTGCTGTACAAAGTCTTCAACTCTTTTGTGGAGCTGGGCCCAGCGCACATCCGTGCCATGGACTATCTGAAGGGAGTAG CCTCCTTCTTTCTGGTGAGCTTGGGTGGCACGGCCGTGGGGCTGCTTTTCGCCTTCCTCCTGGCCTTGATCACGAGGTTCACCAAGCGCGTGCGCATCATCGAGCCACTCTTCGTCTTCCTCCTGGCCTATGTCGCGTACCTTGCTGCTGAGATGGtctctctctcctccatccTGGC agTCACTTTCTGTGGGATCTGCTGCAAGAAGTACGTGGAAGCCAACATCTCCCAGAAATCCCGCACCACGGTCAAGTACACCATGAAGACGCTGGCCAGCAGCTCAGAGACCATCATCTTCATGTTTCTGGGCATCTCGGCTGTGGACACCTCTAAGTGGGCATGGGACACAGCACTGGTGCTGGGCACCTTGTTCTTTATCCTGCTCTTCAGAGCTGTGG GCGTTGTCCTTCAGACCTACGTGCTCAACCGCTTCCGCCTCATCCCCCTGGACAGGATTGACCAGGTGGTCATGTCATATGGTGGCCTCCGTGGAGCTGTGGCCTTTGCTCTGGTCATCCTGCTGGATAGGGAAAAAGTGAAAGCTAAGGATTACTTTGTGGCGACGACCATCGTGGTAGTGTTCTTCACTGTCATCGTGCAG ggcctcaccatcaAACCCCTGGTGACATGGCTGAAGGTGAAACGCAGTGACCACCACAAGCCAACGCTGAACGAGGAGCTGCATGAGCAC GCCTTCGACCACATCCTGGCGGCTGTGGAGGACATTGTGGGGCATCACGGCTACCATTACTGGCGGGACAA GTGGGAACAGTTTGACAAGAAGTACCTGAGCCAGCTCCTGATGCGGAAATCTGCCTACAGGCTGCGGGATGAGATCTGGGATGTGTACTACAAGCTGAACATTCGTGATGCTATTAGCTTTGTTGATCAG GGTGGCCACGTGCTCTCGGCTGCCAAGCTGGCGCTGCCCTCCATGCCCAGCCGCACATCCATGTCAGAGTCGTCGGTCACAAACCTCCT GAGGGAAAGTGGAAGTGGCGCGTGCCTGGACCTGCAGGTGATCGACACGGTGCGGAGCCGCCGGGACAAGGAGGACGCTGCCATGCACCACGTGCTGCGAGGGAGCCTCTACAAGCCCCGCCGGCGG TACAAGGCCAGCTACAGCCGTCACTTCATCTCTCCAGATAAACAAGAGCGCCAAGATAAAGAAATCTTCCGTCAGAACATGAAGAGGCGGCTGGAGACCTTCAAATCCACAAAGCACAATGTCTGCTCCTCCAAGAGCAAGGCCAGGCTGAAGGAAAAGGGCAGGAAAAAG AAGAACATCTCTCTGACCGGTGATGCACACAATGGGAAGACACACAGAAATGCCCCCTGGCAGGAGGCAG ctcctgtcCTGGTGCTGGtcagctcagaggaggaggagagtgaTAGCtctgagacagagagagaggacGATGAAGGGATTGTATTCGTTGCTCATGCCACCGATGAAGTCCTGCAGGGAAAGACAACTGCTG GCAGCCTGGATGTTTGCCCCAGCCCCTGCATCATCCCACCATCGCCCACCttggcagagaaggagctgCCATGGAAAGGAGACCCGGCTGATCTGGCTGTTTACATCTCCTCGGAGACCACCAAAATTGTGCCAGTGGATATGAAGAAGGCGTGGAACCAAAGCATCTCCTCCCTGGAGAGCATCGCTTCCCCCCCAGGCATCGAGAGTGGACCTCAGCACAGGAGATTtgcctgccctgtgctggaggAGCAATCCCAGTCTGCGAGCCAGGTGATGCCAGAGCAGAGCTCCTGCTTCCAGTTCCCCAGCCACGTCTCTAAGAGCGGCCGGTCACAGAGTGACAGCAGCCCTGATGGCcctgagcagcaggagctgcagccttTGATGGCCACGGAGGATCAGGGCAGGATGCTGCCCACGCCAGAGCCCAAATGGCTGATGTTCAACAGAGCGACCCACCTCTAA